Proteins from one Bacteroides zhangwenhongii genomic window:
- a CDS encoding TonB-dependent receptor plug domain-containing protein produces the protein MEKRTLAIFAVSCNLFLSTSLFAQQQRVDTARTYYIPEITVSDIYQTREIRSTAPLQIFSKDALKNLNALQVSDAVKHFAGVTVKDYGGIGGLKTISIRSLGAQHTAVGYDGITLTDCQTGQIDLGRFSLDNVDQLSLSNGQSDNIFQPARFFASAGILNIQTLTPRFEDGKHTNISASFKTGSWGLVNPSLLLEQRISRKWTVSANGEWMSSDGHYPYTLYYGNEEGDLSSREKRKNTDVQTFRAEAGLYGNFSDKEQWRLKAYYFQSSRGLPNATTFYYTHSSQRLWDKNTFIQSQYKKEFNRQWVFQTSAKWNWSYQRYLDPDYKGSTGEIENSYYQQEYYLSGSVLYRLLNNLSFSLSSDGSINTMNANLNDFAHPTRYSWLTAFAGKYVNNWLTLSASALATVIYEQADKGGSAGNHRKLSPYVSASFKPFDKEEFRIRIFYKDIFRLPSFNDLYYGETGNNKLKPENARQYNIGLTYSKDVCPFLPYLSATVDAYYNKITDKIIAYPTKNLAVWSMRNLGSVEIKGIDVTGNVSLQPCEKLRINFSGNYTYQRALDVTNSDPASEEGRTYKHQIAYTPRVSGSGQVGIETSWVNLSYSFLFSGKRYTQGENITENRMESYSDHSISVGKELTIRKINTSIHIEVLNIANNNYEIIKNFPMPGRSVRATFSIKY, from the coding sequence ATGGAAAAGAGGACTTTAGCAATCTTTGCAGTAAGCTGCAACCTGTTTTTATCGACTTCACTTTTTGCACAACAGCAAAGGGTGGATACCGCACGTACCTATTACATCCCCGAAATAACCGTTTCCGATATTTATCAGACCCGTGAGATTCGCTCTACCGCCCCATTACAGATATTTTCCAAAGACGCTTTAAAGAATCTGAATGCCCTGCAGGTTTCCGATGCCGTGAAACATTTTGCAGGAGTAACTGTGAAAGATTACGGGGGAATCGGCGGACTGAAAACGATATCCATACGAAGTCTGGGTGCGCAACATACTGCTGTAGGTTACGACGGAATCACACTGACTGACTGTCAAACGGGACAAATCGACCTTGGACGCTTCTCTCTCGATAATGTCGACCAACTGTCGTTGAGTAACGGTCAAAGCGACAACATCTTCCAGCCTGCCCGTTTTTTTGCTTCAGCAGGAATACTGAATATACAAACACTCACTCCCCGATTTGAGGACGGAAAGCACACGAATATAAGTGCGTCTTTCAAGACCGGTTCATGGGGATTGGTCAATCCCAGTCTGTTATTGGAACAACGGATCAGTCGGAAATGGACTGTATCTGCCAACGGCGAATGGATGTCATCGGACGGGCATTATCCATATACCTTATATTACGGAAATGAAGAAGGGGATCTGAGTTCACGGGAAAAGCGAAAGAACACGGATGTACAGACATTTCGTGCAGAAGCCGGGCTTTACGGAAACTTCTCCGACAAAGAACAATGGAGGCTAAAAGCCTATTATTTCCAATCTTCCCGCGGATTGCCCAATGCCACAACTTTCTATTATACTCATTCTTCACAACGTCTTTGGGACAAGAACACATTTATTCAAAGTCAATATAAGAAAGAATTTAACCGGCAATGGGTGTTCCAGACTTCTGCCAAGTGGAATTGGAGCTATCAACGTTATTTAGATCCCGATTACAAAGGTTCTACCGGAGAAATAGAGAACAGTTATTACCAGCAGGAGTATTACCTTTCGGGGTCCGTGCTTTACAGGTTATTGAATAATTTGTCTTTTTCGCTTTCTTCTGACGGAAGTATCAACACGATGAATGCCAATCTGAATGACTTTGCCCATCCTACGCGCTATTCGTGGCTGACAGCTTTTGCGGGAAAATATGTAAACAATTGGCTTACTCTCTCTGCATCCGCTTTGGCAACCGTCATCTACGAGCAGGCCGATAAAGGGGGAAGTGCAGGTAATCACCGTAAACTTTCTCCGTATGTCAGCGCTTCGTTCAAGCCTTTCGACAAGGAAGAATTCCGTATCAGAATTTTCTACAAAGATATCTTTCGCCTGCCAAGCTTCAACGATTTATACTACGGTGAAACTGGAAACAACAAGCTGAAACCGGAGAATGCACGGCAGTATAATATCGGTCTGACATACAGTAAGGATGTATGCCCGTTCCTGCCTTATCTCTCGGCAACTGTTGATGCGTATTACAACAAGATAACGGATAAAATCATTGCCTATCCTACCAAGAACCTTGCTGTCTGGAGTATGAGAAATCTCGGCAGTGTAGAAATCAAAGGCATTGATGTCACAGGCAACGTGTCCCTCCAGCCTTGTGAAAAGCTCCGTATCAATTTTTCGGGGAATTATACATACCAACGGGCTTTGGACGTAACCAACTCCGACCCTGCTTCCGAAGAAGGGAGAACTTACAAACATCAGATAGCTTATACCCCCCGTGTTTCCGGTTCGGGACAGGTAGGTATCGAGACGTCTTGGGTTAATTTATCTTACTCATTCCTGTTCTCAGGAAAACGATATACACAAGGAGAAAATATCACAGAGAATAGAATGGAGAGTTATAGTGACCATAGTATCTCTGTGGGGAAGGAGTTAACTATACGGAAGATTAATACTTCTATTCATATAGAAGTATTAAATATAGCCAATAACAATTATGAGATTATCAAGAACTTTCCAATGCCCGGACGTTCTGTTAGAGCAACGTTCAGTATCAAATATTAA
- a CDS encoding YncE family protein, with product MKQITINRKYILQTWLWMLLLLFIACDDMEDKPSISNIDGSNISETGTAELYILSEGLFNLNNSSLARYSFKKGKLTKNYFKDLNKRGLGDTANDMALYGGKLYIVVNVSSTIEVIDFQTGVSIKQIPMLAKNGSSRQPRHITFHKDKAYVCSYDGTVARIDTTSLEIDALTKAGRNPENICIQNDKLYVSNSGGLDYSAGLGVDNTVSVIDITSFTEIKKITVGPNPGCIIPGPDETVYVATHGNNIADGDFHFVKIDCRTDEVAHIYDEKVMNFAISGNIAYLYNYNYNTESSSIKVFNLKTGQTIRNNFITDGTRINTPYGININPYSDNIYITEAYSYTITGDILCFNQNGQLQFRINRVGLNPNTVVFSNKVSSGDSSEEDSDPNAPSAFANRVLEYRPAPCQFMNTSTTAYKENYTSEDVRKYAEELLKDPDLCLLSLGAYGGYITVGFDHTVPNVPGQYDFKIYGNAYYDAFGTLTGKLGGSSEPGIVLVSKDVNGNQLPDDEWYELAGSEYTSSATIKNYTITYHRPTSILDKVKWTDNQGNEGYVNRNDFYTTNSYYPLWIEENEMTFHGSRLKDNAVNEPREDMPEHWVGYCYPYGYADNHPNNTEKSKFQIDWAVDKNGHPVQLDGIDFVRIYTAVNQNTGWMGEISTEIQAIEDLHFGKQ from the coding sequence ATGAAACAAATAACCATAAATAGAAAATATATATTGCAGACATGGTTATGGATGCTCTTACTGTTATTCATTGCCTGTGATGATATGGAGGACAAGCCATCTATCTCCAACATTGATGGCAGTAATATCTCCGAAACCGGAACTGCAGAGCTATATATATTAAGCGAAGGATTGTTTAACTTGAATAACAGTTCTTTGGCTCGTTATTCGTTCAAAAAAGGAAAGCTTACTAAAAATTACTTCAAGGACCTAAACAAACGAGGGTTGGGTGATACAGCCAATGATATGGCATTATATGGTGGCAAATTATACATTGTAGTCAATGTATCCAGCACCATTGAAGTAATAGACTTCCAAACAGGAGTTTCTATCAAACAAATCCCTATGCTGGCAAAAAACGGCAGTTCACGACAGCCACGCCATATCACGTTTCATAAAGACAAGGCATACGTATGTTCATACGATGGTACCGTTGCACGGATCGACACTACTTCCTTAGAAATAGATGCCTTGACAAAAGCCGGAAGAAACCCGGAAAATATCTGTATACAAAATGACAAACTATATGTATCCAATTCCGGTGGTCTAGATTATTCGGCTGGTTTAGGTGTAGACAATACAGTTTCCGTGATCGACATCACTTCCTTTACAGAAATAAAGAAAATAACAGTCGGTCCCAATCCCGGATGTATTATACCAGGACCAGACGAAACAGTTTATGTAGCTACTCATGGAAATAACATAGCAGATGGTGACTTCCACTTTGTAAAGATAGACTGCAGAACAGATGAAGTAGCACATATTTATGACGAAAAAGTCATGAATTTTGCAATCAGTGGCAATATCGCTTATTTATATAATTACAACTACAATACAGAATCATCTTCTATCAAGGTTTTCAATCTAAAGACCGGACAGACTATACGCAACAACTTTATCACAGACGGAACCCGGATCAACACCCCTTACGGTATTAATATCAATCCATACAGTGATAATATCTACATAACGGAAGCATATAGTTACACCATAACCGGTGACATACTTTGCTTCAATCAGAACGGACAGTTGCAATTCAGAATCAACCGTGTCGGACTGAACCCTAATACCGTTGTGTTCAGCAACAAAGTATCATCAGGAGACAGCAGTGAAGAGGACTCGGATCCGAATGCCCCCTCTGCATTTGCCAATAGAGTATTGGAATACAGACCGGCTCCCTGCCAATTTATGAATACATCCACAACTGCTTATAAAGAAAACTATACATCTGAAGATGTGAGAAAATACGCAGAAGAGCTACTCAAAGATCCAGACCTATGTCTTCTTAGTCTTGGAGCATACGGAGGTTATATCACGGTAGGATTTGATCATACAGTACCTAACGTTCCCGGACAATATGATTTCAAAATATATGGCAACGCGTACTATGACGCATTCGGGACATTAACCGGAAAGCTTGGTGGAAGCTCAGAGCCAGGCATTGTATTAGTTTCGAAAGATGTTAATGGTAACCAGTTACCTGATGATGAATGGTATGAGCTTGCCGGCAGCGAATATACGTCTTCCGCAACTATAAAAAATTATACTATTACTTATCACCGTCCCACATCAATATTGGATAAAGTTAAATGGACAGATAATCAAGGAAACGAGGGATATGTAAACAGAAATGATTTCTATACTACCAATTCATATTATCCATTATGGATAGAAGAGAACGAGATGACATTCCATGGTAGCCGTTTGAAAGATAACGCTGTGAATGAACCTCGTGAAGATATGCCAGAACATTGGGTAGGATACTGCTATCCATACGGATATGCAGACAATCACCCTAATAACACAGAAAAAAGTAAATTTCAAATAGACTGGGCAGTAGACAAAAACGGACATCCCGTTCAATTAGATGGCATTGATTTCGTTAGAATTTACACAGCTGTCAATCAAAATACAGGGTGGATGGGAGAAATTTCAACCGAAATACAAGCTATTGAAGATTTACATTTTGGGAAACAATAA
- a CDS encoding DUF5074 domain-containing protein — MKKYFVLMLITLSLGFAACSDDDTKVSLSSVSIANEQEITEIVQNGILTLVAQYECNITPKIEWKVDNEVKSNEATFNFSSEKLGEHIITLTVFTNETEESATLKINVYGKYKKGTFILNEGSAGRTNSHLIFISPNYEITKEAYFEVNNSHLGDVSQDLYINNGKIYIVSQGAFNNKSTMGVIVANAETLKKIIFYHDELSDLNSPTHIAVTDEDNLYIRDSEGIHLFNPSTKSVVLIEGTEGALKTRMAVSKGKVFIAKGTSIVVIQGQKVINTKEFNSTPTGVLKADDGNIWVSTEHSISKLSSIDYSIIRTNQLESYQLKSYGTPAISAKGNMLYFNSNFDTKIYRHNFTIGETKMLYNVGENIENANITYGSVAINPNNGDVYINTIKGYSDYTTNNISIFNFEYNTDPLLHNLKGYTSFPGGVYFTNSFE, encoded by the coding sequence ATGAAAAAGTATTTTGTATTAATGCTAATAACCTTATCACTAGGTTTCGCTGCTTGTTCTGATGATGACACAAAAGTAAGTTTATCCAGTGTAAGCATTGCAAATGAACAAGAAATAACTGAAATAGTACAGAATGGTATATTAACACTTGTTGCCCAATACGAGTGTAATATAACTCCCAAAATTGAATGGAAAGTTGATAATGAAGTAAAATCAAACGAAGCTACATTCAACTTCTCTAGTGAAAAGTTGGGAGAACACATAATCACACTTACTGTTTTCACAAACGAAACTGAAGAAAGCGCAACCCTAAAAATTAATGTATATGGTAAATACAAAAAAGGAACATTTATATTAAATGAAGGGAGTGCCGGAAGAACAAATAGCCATTTAATATTTATTTCCCCCAATTATGAAATAACAAAAGAAGCTTATTTTGAAGTAAACAATAGCCATCTAGGGGATGTTAGTCAAGACCTGTACATAAATAACGGGAAAATTTATATTGTCAGTCAAGGAGCATTTAATAACAAATCAACGATGGGAGTCATTGTAGCGAATGCTGAAACACTTAAAAAAATTATATTCTACCATGATGAATTAAGTGATCTAAATTCTCCTACACATATTGCTGTCACCGATGAAGATAATCTATACATCCGAGACAGTGAAGGAATTCATTTATTCAACCCTTCTACAAAGAGTGTTGTGCTCATTGAAGGTACAGAAGGTGCACTTAAAACAAGAATGGCAGTATCTAAAGGAAAGGTATTTATAGCAAAAGGTACTTCTATCGTAGTAATTCAAGGACAAAAAGTTATTAATACAAAAGAATTCAATAGCACACCGACAGGAGTTCTTAAGGCTGATGATGGGAATATATGGGTATCAACGGAACATAGTATCAGTAAACTATCTTCCATAGATTATTCTATTATCAGAACAAACCAGCTAGAAAGTTATCAACTAAAATCCTATGGTACACCAGCAATTTCAGCCAAAGGTAATATGCTCTATTTTAACAGTAACTTTGATACCAAAATATATAGACATAATTTCACCATTGGAGAAACTAAAATGCTTTATAATGTAGGAGAAAACATAGAAAATGCTAATATAACATATGGTTCAGTTGCTATCAATCCTAATAATGGTGATGTCTATATAAACACAATTAAAGGTTATAGTGACTACACAACCAATAATATCAGTATTTTCAATTTCGAATATAATACAGATCCATTACTCCACAATCTAAAAGGTTATACAAGCTTCCCCGGAGGTGTCTATTTCACCAACAGTTTTGAATAA
- a CDS encoding sel1 repeat family protein translates to MENIVISSLYDTIDQLSKVTRPAGTPNTTAHNLLRIATIEQLMSKKPCTLQVGDKLFELQIWKNPDLSYSIEKLTPYAPQTAALLMAIHQINTDEKKVMAGTRLLLECYQDKSICCRIALAICCLRGIDGKNDSVQGINLATASCRIKGAKGMAAVENDLKQTPYNPDLFLNDLGAAYFNTHDVIVANLYFKRALELKGDDADMLHNVCVSLTEQKKYHEAFPYLLKAAVGGDKSRYYYLGYCWYYGYDKNNSPLTDKDTRTEQQVSQAVRWLTLCDHKLKFPLLSEIYFHHVTLPGAFSGTTVKRGTGVLKPQDAVKVFQAGANAGDNFSMLALAQFTLCGWGIAENRTEAINLTRRGVDAAVTPRPELYQEALYDMAMKFSADEKEQRRYLERYITEYPNSILSTALYYKLGSIVFHSDKVYSKAADLLLKADSLAQKVNNSTLAYKLMPALYEMLGDCYYNLKQYNFAKHFYELSANQEKSGYSAYMVGYLYHYNKITIVTTEDKGRYRIRMAVAAYKEGIELGFKRGAKDLFLLLRDRNGYNGHDYWDEDTSRYAQMAIEENKSVEAMYYLGLCYLARKDTKKATEYLRMAHINGHRDAIYIIAAFGYMESNERLRLLWEMTERYENPIETKDFTLNAQNARYYYATEAYKSSSNYHRYYAIFKMEEFIKMDYCSNVWFSHHYYTSESGQSKEYKCVPMPYMAAKAIDWIIPRLAEIPEYKRVLKDRLKHMALYYQSLKSRSDGKRVLDKDTALRDRLDKVVFDINHPLAGGLKKLFK, encoded by the coding sequence ATGGAGAATATTGTCATCAGCTCACTATACGATACTATTGACCAACTTTCCAAGGTTACACGACCTGCTGGTACTCCAAATACAACAGCTCATAATCTTTTGCGTATTGCAACCATAGAGCAACTCATGAGCAAGAAACCTTGCACCTTGCAAGTGGGTGACAAATTATTTGAGTTACAAATTTGGAAGAATCCCGATCTATCCTATAGCATAGAGAAACTCACTCCTTATGCTCCACAAACGGCAGCCCTGCTCATGGCTATACACCAAATCAACACCGATGAGAAGAAAGTAATGGCAGGTACACGTTTGTTGTTAGAATGCTATCAAGACAAGAGTATTTGTTGCCGTATAGCACTGGCTATATGCTGTTTGCGTGGCATAGATGGTAAGAACGATTCTGTACAGGGCATTAATCTGGCTACTGCCTCATGTCGCATTAAGGGAGCAAAAGGTATGGCTGCCGTAGAGAATGATTTAAAACAAACTCCTTATAACCCAGATCTTTTTCTGAACGATTTGGGTGCAGCCTACTTCAACACGCACGATGTAATCGTGGCCAATCTTTACTTCAAGCGTGCCTTGGAGCTGAAGGGCGATGATGCTGATATGCTGCACAATGTATGCGTGAGCCTCACGGAACAAAAAAAATACCACGAAGCATTTCCCTATCTACTTAAGGCTGCCGTAGGAGGCGACAAAAGCCGTTACTATTATTTGGGGTATTGCTGGTACTATGGATATGACAAAAATAACTCACCACTGACCGATAAAGATACGCGTACCGAGCAACAAGTGTCACAAGCCGTACGGTGGCTCACGTTGTGCGATCATAAGCTCAAATTTCCCTTGCTTTCAGAAATTTATTTCCACCACGTTACGTTGCCTGGAGCTTTTTCGGGCACAACCGTGAAGCGTGGTACAGGTGTCTTGAAGCCCCAAGATGCGGTGAAAGTTTTCCAAGCAGGCGCTAATGCGGGCGACAACTTCTCTATGTTGGCTTTAGCGCAATTTACCCTCTGTGGCTGGGGAATCGCAGAAAATCGAACAGAGGCCATCAACTTGACACGTCGAGGCGTTGATGCGGCTGTCACGCCCCGTCCCGAACTTTATCAGGAAGCACTCTACGACATGGCTATGAAATTTTCTGCTGATGAAAAAGAGCAACGACGCTATTTGGAACGTTATATCACCGAATATCCAAACTCCATTCTGTCCACGGCTCTCTACTATAAGCTAGGCAGTATCGTCTTTCATTCGGACAAAGTATACTCCAAAGCCGCCGACCTTCTCCTCAAGGCCGACTCACTGGCTCAAAAGGTAAACAATTCCACACTGGCTTACAAGCTGATGCCTGCCCTCTATGAAATGTTGGGCGACTGTTACTACAACCTGAAACAATATAACTTTGCAAAGCATTTTTATGAATTGTCTGCCAATCAGGAGAAAAGCGGATACAGTGCCTACATGGTCGGTTATCTCTATCATTATAACAAGATAACCATCGTGACTACTGAAGACAAGGGACGTTACCGCATTCGCATGGCCGTTGCAGCCTACAAGGAAGGGATAGAGTTAGGTTTCAAGCGTGGAGCTAAAGACTTGTTTCTATTACTCAGAGATCGCAATGGCTACAATGGACATGACTACTGGGATGAAGACACCTCTCGCTACGCCCAAATGGCTATCGAAGAAAATAAATCGGTGGAGGCCATGTATTATCTTGGCCTATGCTACCTAGCCCGTAAAGATACTAAGAAGGCTACTGAGTATCTGAGGATGGCCCATATAAATGGTCATCGCGATGCCATCTATATCATAGCAGCTTTTGGATATATGGAATCCAACGAACGGCTTCGCCTATTATGGGAAATGACTGAGCGTTATGAGAATCCTATTGAGACGAAAGACTTTACACTCAATGCTCAAAATGCGCGTTACTATTATGCCACCGAAGCTTATAAATCTTCAAGTAATTATCATCGATACTATGCTATATTTAAGATGGAGGAGTTTATCAAGATGGATTATTGTTCAAATGTCTGGTTCTCTCATCATTACTATACATCTGAATCCGGTCAAAGTAAGGAATACAAATGCGTTCCTATGCCCTATATGGCTGCCAAAGCCATAGACTGGATTATACCACGCCTGGCAGAAATACCGGAATACAAGCGTGTACTCAAGGATAGACTCAAACATATGGCATTATATTACCAATCGTTAAAAAGTCGTTCAGACGGCAAACGTGTACTGGACAAAGATACTGCTCTGCGTGATCGACTCGATAAAGTGGTATTCGATATCAATCATCCTTTGGCAGGAGGATTGAAAAAACTATTCAAATGA
- a CDS encoding FtsK/SpoIIIE domain-containing protein, translated as MKNPIIEDIERYNRDLNRTDLLTPVADDLCNFMRTWHALYCEYYFVCGLDQTRKGKTWHVDLKSLSDGIFRKAMKQWVEQMTGHGRRTEATLVESIYQDFTPSAMPCMIEQTEAFKKELGLYLERKQNAASASVSTLQKEFTQKISHMGLHMTYGLPLKEESWFSAVTTEAQTRVTLDHIPLTYNPYKVPLMGREQTLWVPQLTPWQSKWGCPHFNATSIDSNQEVIRQLLLTLLLAFPTGKLKVSFIDLGFSTGLTNLRSCLDEAYLGDLVLTADELTAWTRSKTQYLRDTFAQYGDVVARNTKMGRMEHGYELCIIHGVASDTCPAICMEQLTKLMADGTNAGIYFLFIGTLPTKWPANRFLELPRTPQGAVCKIIPTLSDELTRKLFSLLTNQVSLHERKQEEQKQQQLKHQQKQLFEADALDASLEFSIEIGTDSDTEQRVNFTLDEEHHVHAFVLGQTGSGKSVFLHTLLGNAMLKYSPKSLQFYLMDFKTGGVELNRYHQYPHVRALLVDESDPHITLEILRDITTLMQERGELMRNAGCNNLKSYNAAHPAQPLPRIVLLVDECHELFREGRHKIQTEMDDIVTRIAKQGRSQGVHIIFATQTLTGCTLPRDIIGQITDPYLLKCDPVDALRFVEGAQGIVNQLKPHCVAHFNKQTEQQECFLPDFIEPLMDQYLEAILHKNQGAKLDFTPFYFTGTQKYSLEEGLSELTYRRHPELSLGKSLEVRSHNVSIRLRNDLAQNLLILGANDRFQSLRVALVSLLSLMHYSEQTGVDARFILFLNDDLIDYPDLEDYVYALAKRGVEICDNQRKRLTRVEELYTLLKADNNRPTFVIVTNQDGYVELRQNAEVTLSTQSSASSSEEDAQQRQTESNLFFGGDLSFTAQSHAAAVGKIPLRSVWKELLINGPECNIYTVWQLQKLSNLFFDNGSIYASEVFKHFLYLALLRNDRDTGAKFNFDDIHLEELGDDPERLRLYLYNAMTNSGVTLSPYVI; from the coding sequence ATGAAAAATCCTATTATAGAAGACATCGAACGATACAACCGCGACTTGAATCGCACCGACTTGCTCACCCCCGTGGCAGACGATCTATGTAACTTTATGCGGACGTGGCACGCTCTCTATTGCGAATACTATTTTGTGTGCGGACTCGATCAGACACGGAAGGGAAAGACTTGGCACGTTGACCTTAAATCGCTGAGTGATGGAATCTTCCGCAAGGCTATGAAGCAATGGGTGGAACAAATGACCGGTCACGGTCGACGTACAGAAGCTACGCTGGTAGAAAGCATCTATCAAGATTTCACCCCTTCTGCCATGCCTTGCATGATAGAGCAAACTGAGGCATTCAAAAAAGAATTAGGTCTTTACCTCGAACGTAAACAGAACGCGGCTTCGGCGAGTGTGTCTACCCTGCAGAAAGAATTCACTCAGAAGATAAGCCATATGGGACTGCATATGACCTATGGTTTGCCGTTAAAGGAGGAGTCATGGTTTAGCGCCGTGACAACTGAGGCACAAACCCGTGTCACCCTCGACCACATTCCTTTGACCTACAATCCTTACAAGGTACCCCTCATGGGACGGGAGCAGACGCTCTGGGTGCCTCAACTCACCCCTTGGCAGTCCAAGTGGGGGTGTCCACATTTCAATGCTACTTCCATTGATTCCAATCAAGAGGTGATCCGACAATTGCTACTTACTCTTCTTTTAGCCTTTCCTACCGGAAAACTGAAAGTATCATTCATTGACTTAGGATTCTCTACCGGCCTCACAAACCTACGTTCGTGCTTGGATGAAGCCTATTTAGGTGACCTCGTGCTCACAGCCGACGAACTGACTGCATGGACACGCTCCAAGACGCAATACCTACGTGATACCTTTGCCCAATATGGCGATGTCGTAGCGCGCAATACTAAAATGGGGCGTATGGAACATGGCTATGAACTCTGTATCATCCATGGAGTGGCTTCCGATACGTGTCCGGCTATCTGCATGGAGCAGCTCACCAAGTTGATGGCCGACGGCACCAATGCCGGTATCTACTTCCTCTTCATCGGGACGCTGCCAACCAAATGGCCTGCCAACCGTTTCCTGGAATTGCCCCGCACACCACAAGGTGCTGTCTGCAAGATAATACCCACTCTTTCTGATGAACTCACTCGCAAGCTGTTCAGCTTGTTAACTAATCAGGTAAGTCTGCACGAACGCAAACAAGAAGAACAAAAACAGCAACAGTTGAAACATCAACAGAAACAACTCTTTGAGGCCGATGCACTCGATGCCAGCCTGGAATTCAGCATAGAAATAGGTACTGACTCTGACACTGAACAGCGTGTGAACTTTACGCTCGATGAGGAACATCATGTACATGCTTTCGTGCTGGGACAGACAGGTTCAGGTAAGAGCGTGTTTCTGCACACTTTGCTGGGCAATGCCATGCTCAAGTATTCACCTAAAAGTCTGCAATTCTATCTGATGGACTTCAAAACGGGAGGTGTGGAGTTGAACCGCTATCACCAATACCCTCACGTCCGTGCCTTGCTGGTCGATGAGAGCGACCCTCACATCACCCTCGAAATTCTGCGCGACATCACCACATTGATGCAAGAACGGGGTGAACTGATGCGGAATGCGGGTTGCAATAATCTAAAGAGCTATAACGCCGCCCATCCTGCACAACCCCTTCCACGTATTGTGCTATTGGTTGACGAATGCCATGAGCTCTTCCGCGAGGGACGACACAAAATACAAACCGAGATGGATGACATCGTGACCCGCATCGCCAAACAAGGACGTAGCCAAGGTGTACACATTATTTTTGCCACGCAGACCCTCACGGGATGCACCCTGCCACGCGACATCATCGGACAAATCACTGACCCTTATCTCTTAAAGTGCGATCCGGTAGATGCACTGCGTTTTGTAGAGGGAGCACAAGGCATCGTAAATCAGCTGAAACCGCATTGTGTGGCTCACTTCAACAAGCAGACGGAACAGCAGGAATGCTTCTTACCCGACTTCATAGAGCCCCTTATGGACCAATATTTAGAAGCTATTTTGCATAAGAACCAAGGAGCTAAATTAGACTTCACTCCTTTCTATTTTACCGGTACGCAAAAGTATAGCTTGGAGGAAGGTCTCTCAGAACTTACTTATCGCCGACATCCCGAACTCTCCTTGGGCAAGAGTCTGGAGGTGCGTTCGCACAACGTATCCATTCGCTTGCGTAACGACCTGGCACAGAACCTCCTCATCTTGGGAGCCAACGACCGCTTCCAGAGTTTGCGTGTAGCTTTGGTATCGCTTCTCTCGCTGATGCACTACAGCGAACAGACGGGAGTGGATGCACGTTTCATCCTCTTCCTCAACGATGATCTCATCGACTATCCCGATCTGGAGGATTACGTCTATGCATTGGCGAAGCGTGGTGTGGAAATCTGCGACAACCAACGCAAACGACTCACGCGGGTGGAGGAACTGTATACCCTGCTCAAAGCAGATAACAACAGACCCACCTTTGTCATTGTAACCAATCAAGACGGATACGTGGAGTTGCGTCAAAACGCTGAGGTGACTCTCTCTACCCAATCATCAGCATCAAGTAGCGAGGAGGATGCCCAGCAACGTCAGACGGAAAGTAATCTCTTTTTCGGGGGAGACCTGAGTTTCACAGCTCAGTCGCATGCCGCAGCAGTCGGAAAGATACCGCTACGCTCGGTGTGGAAAGAACTGCTTATCAATGGTCCTGAGTGTAATATCTATACCGTATGGCAACTCCAGAAATTAAGTAACTTGTTCTTTGATAACGGTTCGATCTATGCTTCCGAGGTCTTCAAGCATTTTCTCTACCTAGCTCTGCTGCGTAACGACCGCGACACTGGAGCCAAGTTCAACTTCGACGATATTCACCTCGAAGAGTTAGGCGACGACCCTGAGCGCCTTCGCCTCTACCTATATAATGCCATGACCAACAGTGGCGTCACACTTTCTCCTTATGTTATATAA